A part of Paenibacillus donghaensis genomic DNA contains:
- a CDS encoding DUF1657 domain-containing protein yields MTVASEVKTCLSSLKSAQASLEQFALGTQNEDAKNLFTQAAGQTQQIVEQVESRVAEIEKEEPQYKGF; encoded by the coding sequence ATGACCGTAGCCTCAGAAGTGAAAACCTGTCTCTCTTCCCTAAAAAGCGCTCAGGCCAGCCTGGAGCAGTTCGCCCTTGGAACACAAAATGAGGACGCCAAAAACCTGTTCACGCAAGCTGCTGGACAAACCCAGCAGATCGTTGAACAGGTGGAAAGCCGTGTTGCAGAAATCGAAAAAGAAGAACCACAGTACAAAGGTTTCTAG
- a CDS encoding DUF421 domain-containing protein gives MPEWLEVIVRTIFAVVVLFLLTKLLGKRQVSQLSFFEYITGITVGSLAAYISLDTDKTWHLGLIALVVWIAFSLGIEFLQMKSKKARDFLDFKSTVLIKDGKILEDNMKKERLTTDELLSELRKKDVFKLADVEFAIMESDGAINLLLTRENQPLTPKHLGIQVAPEQETQAVIMDGEILDDALDILGLSRKGLQEKLAELNLSVQNVFLGQVDSYGELTVDLYTDQVEVPKLEEKPQLYALLKKCEADLELFSLSTSNEEAKNMYEQCSLQLQEMLRTLKPLIQT, from the coding sequence ATGCCGGAATGGCTGGAGGTTATTGTACGGACTATATTTGCGGTGGTTGTGTTGTTTCTGCTCACTAAATTATTGGGAAAAAGACAAGTTTCCCAGCTCTCGTTCTTCGAATACATCACTGGGATCACCGTCGGCAGCTTGGCCGCCTATATCTCACTGGATACCGACAAGACCTGGCATCTCGGACTGATTGCGCTCGTTGTCTGGATTGCGTTCTCACTGGGGATTGAATTTCTGCAGATGAAGAGCAAGAAAGCGCGTGACTTTCTCGATTTCAAATCTACGGTGCTGATCAAAGACGGCAAGATCCTGGAAGACAATATGAAAAAAGAACGCCTGACCACCGACGAGCTGCTGTCAGAGCTGCGCAAGAAAGACGTGTTCAAGCTGGCAGATGTTGAATTCGCCATTATGGAATCGGACGGTGCAATCAATCTACTGCTGACCCGTGAGAACCAGCCGCTAACTCCGAAACATCTGGGGATTCAGGTGGCTCCCGAGCAGGAGACGCAAGCCGTTATCATGGATGGAGAGATTTTGGATGATGCACTGGATATCCTTGGGCTGTCGCGGAAGGGGCTGCAGGAGAAGCTGGCAGAGCTCAATCTGTCGGTGCAAAATGTATTCCTGGGGCAGGTGGATTCATATGGTGAGCTGACGGTGGATCTCTATACCGATCAGGTTGAGGTTCCCAAGCTGGAGGAGAAGCCGCAGCTCTATGCGCTGCTGAAGAAATGTGAAGCGGATCTGGAACTGTTCAGCCTGTCCACCTCCAACGAGGAGGCCAAAAACATGTATGAGCAGTGCTCCTTACAGCTCCAAGAGATGCTGCGGACCTTGAAGCCTCTGATCCAGACCTGA
- a CDS encoding helix-turn-helix transcriptional regulator codes for MMKEPSHVIVKLLQELDQADLSSLMYREIMLTRLRTVLPFDAACCTTVDPVTLLTTGAITEQGVEAIHGSLMDNEYLHEDYNKFSQLADAKIPVSALGQITGGQPELSRRYRELLRPAGFADELRAALKVDGVCWGFLTLFRSVDNGLFTAEELTWIEDIIPLIARRLKAGTLSRLHTNEPEQQLEEGILLLDEQLVPISLNSGGNYWLGKLQQAEGQGQQKLPGPIRAVSLQALAEKPLPQGGLPTAKLCFQAAAGQFLTITASRLEGPSGLVQLAVSFTAAKAADLLPLITEAYGLSEREKEIVEQLSKGKSTKEVAEALYISAYTVQDHLKSIFAKTGVKSRRELIWQLYS; via the coding sequence ATGATGAAAGAACCTTCCCATGTAATTGTTAAACTACTTCAAGAGCTGGATCAGGCAGACCTCTCCTCTTTGATGTACAGAGAAATCATGTTAACCCGGCTAAGAACGGTACTGCCCTTTGACGCAGCCTGCTGTACAACCGTTGATCCGGTTACCTTACTTACTACGGGCGCTATTACAGAGCAAGGCGTGGAGGCCATTCATGGTAGTCTGATGGATAATGAATATCTGCACGAGGACTATAACAAGTTCAGCCAGCTAGCCGATGCGAAGATCCCTGTAAGTGCCTTGGGACAAATAACGGGAGGACAGCCGGAGCTTAGCCGAAGATACCGCGAGCTGCTTAGACCTGCTGGCTTCGCAGATGAGCTGCGGGCTGCACTTAAGGTGGATGGAGTATGCTGGGGATTCCTGACGTTATTCCGCAGTGTGGATAACGGCCTTTTCACCGCGGAGGAACTGACCTGGATCGAGGACATTATTCCGCTGATAGCCAGAAGGTTAAAAGCGGGCACGCTCAGCCGGTTGCACACCAATGAGCCTGAACAACAGCTGGAGGAAGGCATTCTGCTGCTTGATGAGCAGCTGGTTCCGATAAGCCTTAATTCCGGAGGCAACTATTGGCTTGGCAAGCTGCAGCAGGCGGAAGGCCAGGGTCAACAGAAACTGCCCGGACCGATTCGGGCCGTCAGCTTGCAGGCGCTGGCCGAGAAGCCGCTTCCTCAAGGCGGATTGCCAACCGCCAAATTGTGTTTTCAGGCAGCGGCTGGACAATTCCTGACCATCACCGCCAGCAGACTCGAAGGCCCCTCCGGGCTGGTACAGCTGGCGGTTTCTTTTACAGCTGCCAAGGCAGCAGACCTGCTCCCGCTGATTACTGAAGCCTACGGGCTGTCAGAACGCGAGAAAGAAATCGTTGAACAGCTGTCCAAAGGGAAATCGACCAAGGAGGTAGCGGAAGCTCTTTATATTTCGGCCTACACGGTACAAGATCACCTCAAATCGATTTTTGCCAAAACAGGCGTCAAGAGCCGCCGGGAGCTCATCTGGCAGCTGTATTCATAA
- a CDS encoding class I SAM-dependent methyltransferase — translation MKDNSIEMASPWEQAAAAKYHEQIALKIPGYQLQYDLLDTLATAALTERTAARLLIVGAGGGQEILTLAQKHPHWSFTGVDNSQRMLLVAEERLAAAALTTRVSLQQCELADWDDHGLYDAATCMLVLHFVEGRERKLALLQSIASRLQPGAPLFLSAINGDMTSPAWLSQLAGWKLHMLGQGITLQQWEQFEQSFGITSHPLPAEEIEEMLRQAGFTAISRFFGSYRVDGWMAVKRGSEQDEN, via the coding sequence ATGAAAGACAATAGCATAGAAATGGCCAGTCCCTGGGAGCAGGCGGCAGCGGCTAAATATCACGAGCAGATTGCGCTAAAAATACCCGGTTATCAGCTGCAGTATGACCTTCTGGACACACTGGCTACAGCAGCGCTTACGGAGCGGACAGCCGCACGGCTGCTGATTGTGGGAGCAGGCGGAGGACAGGAAATCCTGACTCTGGCGCAGAAACATCCGCACTGGAGCTTCACCGGCGTTGACAACTCGCAGCGGATGCTGCTGGTAGCAGAAGAAAGGCTTGCTGCAGCAGCGCTTACGACAAGAGTGTCTTTGCAGCAATGTGAGCTGGCAGATTGGGATGACCACGGACTGTATGATGCGGCAACCTGCATGCTGGTGCTGCATTTCGTGGAAGGGCGTGAACGCAAGCTTGCGCTGCTTCAATCAATTGCCTCGCGTCTGCAGCCAGGCGCTCCGCTGTTTCTGTCTGCGATAAACGGGGATATGACATCCCCGGCTTGGTTAAGCCAGCTGGCAGGCTGGAAGCTTCATATGCTCGGTCAAGGCATTACGCTGCAGCAGTGGGAGCAATTTGAGCAATCTTTTGGAATAACGTCCCATCCTCTTCCGGCAGAAGAGATCGAGGAGATGCTTAGGCAAGCCGGATTTACGGCAATCAGCAGATTCTTCGGTTCCTATCGGGTAGACGGATGGATGGCGGTTAAGAGGGGGAGTGAACAGGATGAGAACTGA
- a CDS encoding saccharopine dehydrogenase family protein, with translation MRTDIVVIGGYGHVGSQICTLLADLYPGVVYAAGRSLARAEQFCKGSEGRIKPMQIDVSAALSVDKLRKVKLVVMCLDQSDTSFAEACLIQGIHYMDVTANLDFYRQMKQLTSSGNTYAASAVLSVGLAPGLTNLLAGEARRSMDETWQLDISVLLGLGDSHGQAAIEWTVDNLNAEYEVMQSGRSHRVKSFTDGQTIDWGQSLGRRRAYRFPFSDQLTLPDTLGIATASTRLCFDSRIATYGLALLQKLGLLRWLERSRIRNAAVRSFGRVRWGTDKYAIKVEATGLRNGAKAKAEYVIQGSKESTITAQVAAAIAGILFKEWSGSPGVYHVEQLFGLQLGEHQISLYLRGDADRLSEASNPIGGLNCWSRIS, from the coding sequence ATGAGAACTGATATTGTAGTCATTGGCGGTTACGGCCATGTAGGATCACAAATATGCACGCTGTTGGCTGACCTCTATCCGGGTGTGGTGTATGCGGCAGGCCGAAGCCTGGCGCGTGCGGAACAGTTCTGCAAAGGCTCCGAAGGCAGAATCAAGCCGATGCAGATTGACGTTTCCGCTGCGCTATCGGTAGATAAGCTGCGAAAGGTCAAGCTTGTGGTGATGTGCCTCGATCAGAGTGACACCTCCTTTGCCGAGGCCTGTCTAATTCAGGGGATACATTACATGGATGTCACGGCTAATCTTGATTTCTACAGACAAATGAAGCAGCTGACAAGCTCAGGCAATACCTATGCGGCCTCGGCTGTACTCAGCGTGGGACTGGCACCCGGACTGACCAATCTGCTCGCGGGTGAAGCAAGGCGGTCGATGGATGAAACCTGGCAGCTGGACATTTCCGTTCTGCTGGGGCTGGGGGACAGCCATGGACAAGCGGCCATCGAATGGACGGTGGACAATCTGAATGCAGAGTATGAGGTTATGCAGAGTGGCCGTTCCCATCGGGTGAAGAGCTTTACGGATGGTCAAACCATCGATTGGGGACAATCGCTGGGGAGAAGGCGGGCTTACCGCTTCCCTTTCTCTGACCAGTTGACTCTCCCGGATACACTCGGCATTGCCACCGCATCTACCCGCTTATGCTTCGATTCCAGAATAGCCACATATGGCTTGGCTCTGCTTCAGAAGCTGGGTCTGCTAAGATGGCTCGAACGAAGCCGGATCCGAAACGCTGCGGTTCGTTCTTTTGGCAGAGTCCGCTGGGGTACTGACAAATATGCTATAAAGGTAGAAGCGACAGGTCTTAGGAACGGGGCCAAGGCAAAGGCTGAATATGTGATTCAAGGGTCCAAGGAATCTACAATTACAGCCCAAGTCGCTGCAGCTATTGCCGGAATACTATTCAAGGAATGGTCAGGCAGTCCCGGTGTTTATCATGTTGAACAGCTATTCGGGCTTCAGCTGGGTGAACATCAGATATCACTGTACCTGCGTGGAGATGCTGATCGGTTATCAGAGGCTTCTAATCCTATCGGAGGGCTGAACTGCTGGTCCAGAATTTCTTGA
- a CDS encoding aldo/keto reductase codes for MDYVKLGTTGLEVSRICLGCMSYGLPDRGSHPWTLNEEASRPFIRKALELGINFFDTANVYSDGTSEEIVGRALKDYTTRDEVVIATKVHGRMRPGPNGGGLSRKVIMSEIDHSLKRLGTDYVDLYQIHRWDNETPIEETMEALHDVVKSGKARYIGASSMYAWQFMKALHTAERHGWTKFVSMQNYLNLLYREEEREMLPLCEAEGIGVIPWSPLARGRLTRDWEETSSRSQSDFFAKILYTKTDEADRVVAERVKEIAAERDVPRAQVALAWVLQKKPVTAPIVGATKVNHLEDAAAAVSLKLSSEEILRLEEPYIPHEVSGGLDALK; via the coding sequence ATGGATTATGTGAAGCTTGGTACTACAGGGCTGGAAGTCTCCCGTATCTGCCTGGGATGCATGAGCTATGGCTTGCCGGACCGAGGGTCCCACCCCTGGACATTGAATGAAGAGGCGAGTCGCCCGTTTATCCGCAAGGCACTGGAGCTGGGAATTAATTTCTTCGACACCGCCAACGTTTATTCGGACGGGACAAGCGAGGAGATTGTCGGGCGCGCCTTGAAGGATTACACTACGCGGGATGAGGTAGTTATCGCTACCAAGGTGCACGGCCGGATGCGCCCGGGTCCCAACGGCGGCGGATTGTCGCGCAAGGTGATTATGAGTGAAATCGACCACAGTCTGAAGCGGCTGGGTACGGATTATGTCGACCTCTACCAGATTCACCGCTGGGATAATGAGACTCCGATCGAGGAAACGATGGAGGCCCTGCATGACGTAGTGAAGTCCGGCAAGGCACGCTACATAGGTGCTTCCTCAATGTACGCCTGGCAGTTCATGAAGGCACTGCATACCGCTGAGCGGCATGGATGGACCAAGTTCGTCTCGATGCAGAATTATCTCAATCTGCTCTACCGTGAGGAGGAGCGGGAGATGCTGCCGCTCTGCGAAGCGGAAGGCATTGGCGTAATCCCCTGGAGTCCGCTGGCACGCGGTAGACTGACCCGGGATTGGGAGGAGACCAGCTCCCGCTCGCAGAGCGATTTTTTCGCGAAGATACTCTACACGAAGACGGACGAAGCAGACCGGGTTGTCGCGGAACGAGTCAAGGAAATTGCCGCTGAACGTGATGTCCCGCGGGCACAGGTCGCCTTGGCCTGGGTGCTGCAGAAGAAGCCGGTCACCGCGCCGATTGTAGGGGCAACCAAGGTGAATCATCTGGAGGATGCCGCCGCAGCGGTCAGCCTGAAGCTGAGCAGTGAGGAGATCCTTCGGCTGGAGGAGCCGTACATTCCACATGAAGTCAGCGGCGGTTTGGATGCATTGAAATAA
- a CDS encoding AAA family ATPase produces the protein MNLQEAVKLVGSIRENLAKVIVGKKEGVDLLLTALLANGHVLLEDVPGTGKTLLAKVLARSLDSSFKRIQFTPDLLPSDLSGINFYNQKTGEFQFRPGPVFTSILLADEINRATPRTQSSLLESMEERQITIDGVTHMLESPFLVIATQNPVDSQGTFPLPEAQLDRFLMRITTGYPSFEEGVHILQRFRESNPLDEAVPVASAADILAAQRLTAAIEISDELLGYIIRITEATRKSSSVRLGASPRASGALLRASQGYALIQGRSYVIPDDIKAVAVAVLAHRLLLSRGLGVREGQAAEIVQQVLREVEVPAEPVAASGKARGE, from the coding sequence ATGAATCTTCAAGAAGCCGTGAAGCTGGTCGGTTCGATCAGAGAGAACCTGGCGAAGGTAATTGTAGGCAAAAAAGAAGGCGTCGACCTGCTGCTGACCGCGCTGCTGGCCAATGGCCATGTACTGCTGGAGGATGTCCCAGGCACTGGCAAAACCCTGCTGGCCAAGGTGCTCGCCCGCTCGCTGGACAGCTCATTCAAGCGTATACAATTCACGCCAGATCTGCTGCCCTCAGACCTCAGCGGCATTAATTTCTATAACCAAAAGACCGGCGAGTTTCAATTCCGCCCCGGTCCTGTCTTTACCAGCATCCTGTTGGCGGACGAGATCAACCGGGCCACCCCGCGTACCCAGTCCAGCCTGTTGGAGAGCATGGAGGAACGGCAGATCACCATTGACGGTGTGACCCATATGCTGGAGTCGCCGTTCCTGGTCATTGCCACCCAGAATCCGGTGGACAGCCAGGGTACGTTTCCGCTGCCTGAAGCGCAGCTGGACCGATTCCTGATGCGGATTACGACGGGCTATCCCAGCTTTGAGGAAGGCGTCCACATCCTGCAGCGTTTTCGGGAATCCAATCCGCTTGACGAGGCGGTTCCGGTGGCAAGTGCGGCAGACATCCTGGCTGCGCAGCGGTTAACGGCGGCGATAGAGATCAGCGATGAGCTGCTGGGTTATATCATCCGTATCACGGAAGCGACCCGCAAATCGTCTTCGGTCAGATTGGGTGCGAGTCCCCGCGCCAGCGGCGCGCTGCTGCGCGCCTCCCAGGGGTATGCGCTGATCCAGGGCCGTTCGTATGTGATTCCGGACGATATCAAAGCTGTTGCCGTTGCGGTGCTCGCTCATCGGCTGCTGCTCAGCCGGGGTCTTGGCGTACGGGAAGGACAAGCAGCTGAAATTGTGCAGCAGGTGCTCCGTGAGGTGGAGGTTCCCGCAGAGCCGGTTGCAGCTTCGGGCAAGGCCAGGGGGGAATAA
- a CDS encoding DUF58 domain-containing protein, whose product MGLAGFIFSTLALLLAISIIYQRHALRSVSYARYFSHPAAFAGQEVEMVEEIVNRKLLPLPWLRLESSIETGLLFGAQDNLGISTGDIYQNHVSLFFLRSYRHIKRRHLITCERRGFYRLESVTMTTGDLFGLSRKTQTYPLQLTLLVYPQLLDLSELPLPVHSWLGELPVKRWIVEDPFLTSGIREYSAGDALGLVNWQATARTGTLQVHKKDYTADSRLIICLNIEISDSMWRTVTDVQRVEMGIRYAATVAEYALGHGIETGFICNGRLVGTGAADPVSEEPMGRLEDFLELLAKLELDRTLPMGRLLLEQAEAGAADTDYLLISCHQGAELQEAAGVLMDQGNGVEWLIIPQQGREIA is encoded by the coding sequence ATGGGCCTGGCAGGGTTCATCTTCAGCACACTGGCGCTCCTGCTGGCAATATCAATAATCTACCAGCGGCATGCGCTGAGATCCGTCAGTTACGCGCGTTATTTCTCGCATCCGGCAGCTTTTGCAGGCCAGGAAGTAGAGATGGTCGAAGAGATTGTGAACCGGAAGCTGCTGCCACTGCCCTGGCTGCGGCTGGAATCCAGCATCGAAACAGGGCTGCTGTTCGGAGCACAGGACAATCTCGGCATCAGCACCGGAGATATCTATCAGAATCATGTCAGCCTGTTCTTTCTCAGATCCTATCGGCATATCAAAAGACGCCATCTGATTACTTGTGAACGCAGAGGATTCTATCGGCTGGAATCGGTCACGATGACTACCGGCGATTTGTTCGGGTTAAGCCGCAAGACCCAGACCTACCCTCTGCAGCTTACACTGCTGGTGTATCCGCAGCTGCTCGACTTGTCCGAGCTGCCGCTGCCGGTCCACAGCTGGCTGGGCGAGCTGCCGGTGAAGCGCTGGATCGTTGAGGACCCGTTCCTGACCTCCGGTATCCGCGAATACAGCGCGGGAGATGCCCTGGGGCTGGTGAATTGGCAGGCGACCGCGCGCACCGGCACCCTGCAGGTGCACAAGAAGGATTACACAGCCGATTCCCGGCTGATCATCTGCCTGAACATCGAGATCAGCGATTCGATGTGGAGAACGGTAACCGATGTGCAGCGGGTTGAAATGGGTATCCGTTACGCGGCTACAGTGGCAGAATATGCGCTGGGGCATGGCATTGAGACCGGCTTCATCTGCAACGGCAGGCTGGTAGGCACAGGTGCAGCCGACCCCGTCTCGGAGGAGCCGATGGGCCGGCTGGAGGATTTTCTCGAGCTGCTGGCCAAGCTGGAGCTGGACCGTACGCTTCCGATGGGCCGCCTGCTGCTGGAGCAGGCCGAGGCCGGCGCGGCGGACACGGATTACCTGCTGATCAGCTGCCATCAAGGTGCAGAGCTGCAGGAGGCTGCCGGAGTGCTGATGGATCAGGGCAACGGTGTGGAGTGGCTGATTATTCCGCAGCAGGGGAGGGAGATCGCATGA
- a CDS encoding DUF4129 domain-containing protein, which yields MSVRLRFRGYTGESLRLGLISLIELLVFLPLLIIFARYLLPESVDIRWMLALPLSSVAGVLLRRFGNVRWKQLGMAVVIGMAVGFLAIAGTGSLSCLSLGAAGLICSIQGLTADARTERFRIYWAGIAVYLLAALIFPRIPALEGSIPLITWCGSLTLILTLFMSNSHLLRYSSLSEENGPLPAGLRRHNRVFVIGILLAAVLLAVGAGRAIAHGIWLLLSGLISWISGWFTDTPPPQPPSAPPAAAPEMLPDDTSGPGLLSLILDIALYVFAVAVIGTIVYFGIRWLYRNAGGTLRRAMDALLKLLRRQHVPQDSSRYRDEENSVFTWDQALQGLRNFWSSRFTPGERRERWDQLNNGQEKVRWLYRHWVGQQQAGGYEAKASLTPQETAADVHRWKAGQAKTRKGGADPDRAAPLIRLYEQVRYGGKEPPHADVTAVKEQLKL from the coding sequence ATGAGCGTGAGATTACGATTTAGAGGTTACACGGGAGAAAGCTTGAGGTTAGGGCTGATCAGCTTGATCGAGCTGCTCGTGTTCCTCCCGCTGCTGATTATATTTGCCCGTTATCTGCTGCCGGAGTCTGTGGATATCCGCTGGATGCTGGCTTTGCCGCTTAGTTCGGTGGCAGGCGTTCTCTTGCGGCGCTTCGGCAATGTCCGCTGGAAGCAGCTTGGCATGGCCGTAGTGATTGGTATGGCAGTGGGCTTCCTGGCTATAGCGGGCACAGGGTCTCTGAGTTGCCTGTCCTTGGGAGCAGCTGGCCTCATCTGCAGCATTCAAGGGTTGACCGCCGATGCCAGGACCGAAAGGTTCCGTATATATTGGGCGGGGATCGCCGTCTATCTGCTCGCAGCTCTAATCTTCCCGCGCATTCCTGCACTGGAGGGCAGCATTCCGCTGATCACCTGGTGCGGCAGCCTGACCTTGATCCTGACGTTGTTTATGTCCAACAGTCATCTGCTGCGTTACAGCTCGCTGTCTGAGGAGAATGGACCGCTGCCGGCAGGGCTGCGGCGACATAACCGTGTGTTTGTCATCGGTATTCTCCTTGCAGCGGTGCTGCTGGCCGTTGGAGCCGGTCGCGCCATCGCACACGGAATCTGGCTTCTGCTGAGCGGATTGATCAGCTGGATCAGTGGCTGGTTCACAGACACGCCGCCCCCGCAGCCGCCTTCCGCACCGCCTGCGGCGGCTCCAGAGATGCTTCCCGACGATACCTCCGGCCCCGGGCTGCTGAGTTTAATCCTCGATATTGCCCTATATGTATTTGCTGTGGCAGTCATTGGCACAATTGTTTATTTCGGTATTCGCTGGCTGTACAGGAACGCCGGAGGCACCCTGCGCCGGGCGATGGACGCACTGCTGAAGCTGCTGCGGCGGCAACATGTGCCGCAGGATTCCAGCCGGTACCGGGATGAAGAGAACAGTGTCTTCACCTGGGATCAGGCGCTGCAGGGCTTAAGGAATTTCTGGAGCAGCCGCTTCACACCAGGCGAACGCCGGGAGCGCTGGGATCAGCTGAACAATGGACAGGAGAAGGTTCGCTGGCTGTACCGGCACTGGGTTGGCCAGCAGCAGGCCGGCGGTTATGAAGCCAAGGCCAGCCTGACTCCGCAAGAGACGGCAGCCGACGTCCACCGCTGGAAGGCGGGTCAAGCCAAGACGCGCAAAGGGGGCGCTGACCCGGATCGTGCAGCGCCGCTGATCCGGCTGTACGAGCAGGTCAGATACGGCGGGAAGGAGCCACCGCACGCAGATGTGACTGCGGTCAAGGAGCAGCTGAAGCTGTAG
- a CDS encoding MerR family transcriptional regulator, which produces MVLYLRGEMAKAANVNIETLRYYEQHGLLPAPSRSESGYRLYSEEDLTRLTFIHNAKRCGFTLKEIRKALTKSVDAGISITEFTDVIDSKLNSIDLEIGKLEQTKLMLAHLKSDLVAEQKNPGVREVLPQCCSRRCG; this is translated from the coding sequence ATGGTGCTGTATCTGCGCGGAGAGATGGCGAAGGCGGCCAATGTGAATATTGAAACGCTGCGTTATTATGAGCAGCATGGCCTGCTGCCAGCTCCGTCACGTTCTGAATCGGGCTACCGGCTCTATAGTGAGGAGGACTTGACCCGGCTCACGTTCATCCATAATGCCAAACGGTGCGGGTTTACCCTGAAGGAAATCCGCAAGGCACTTACGAAGTCTGTTGATGCGGGGATCTCCATCACAGAGTTCACTGATGTGATCGACAGCAAGCTGAACAGCATCGACCTGGAAATCGGCAAGCTGGAACAGACTAAGCTGATGTTGGCGCACCTGAAGTCCGATCTGGTTGCAGAACAGAAGAATCCCGGTGTCCGCGAGGTGCTGCCCCAGTGCTGCTCTCGCCGCTGCGGATGA
- a CDS encoding alpha/beta hydrolase, whose amino-acid sequence MLLSPLRMNLEGLPSLLIQVGDAEVLLSDAERLAQQARLAGVEVTLEVWEDMWSAFQLLAAILPEARQAIANIGGFVRRVIGK is encoded by the coding sequence GTGCTGCTCTCGCCGCTGCGGATGAACCTGGAAGGGCTGCCCAGCCTGCTGATCCAGGTCGGTGATGCCGAAGTGCTGCTGAGTGACGCCGAACGGCTGGCGCAGCAAGCCAGGCTTGCCGGTGTTGAAGTCACCCTGGAAGTATGGGAGGACATGTGGAGCGCTTTTCAGCTGCTGGCGGCGATATTACCTGAAGCGAGGCAAGCCATTGCCAATATTGGCGGATTCGTACGGAGGGTTATCGGCAAGTGA
- a CDS encoding IS91 family transposase: MKNQETWKKRGVIRQILKDHFHGFMEMHGHHLPKELHSSMIETVNKAIRCGTRDMGYARYECKGCTEGTPEPVFICFTCKSRFCHGCGKKYTDEWAEKQQERILDVPHRHLVFTVPEELRKVFFQDRRKLNELSNQVAKVIQYYYRRKNKSKKYEVGVITVIHTFGRDLKFNPHIHALITEGALDRNKEWKKAEYISYEYLRKSWQKLLLDLMMKWYPEEERVKRLVNELYQRYSQGFYVNAEQRMKNARGAAKYIGRYLARPAIAEYRVVSYNYHKVHYWYEDHRTGKRVDVVSPVMKFIYDLVQHIPPKHFRMVGRYGLYSRGKNKESQKVINLWRYMVHKQIEMTFPAEERKKKSYRQRMLESYGRDPMLCPCCKHRMLLVVIWHAEYGRIYYYDEQREYENQKKWGIRSHGKRTGPKVRTG; encoded by the coding sequence GTGAAGAATCAGGAAACGTGGAAGAAACGAGGAGTCATCCGGCAGATTTTAAAAGATCACTTTCATGGATTCATGGAAATGCACGGACATCATCTGCCCAAGGAACTCCACAGTAGCATGATAGAAACCGTGAATAAAGCGATACGCTGTGGTACACGGGATATGGGCTATGCCAGATATGAGTGCAAGGGATGCACGGAGGGAACGCCGGAACCCGTGTTTATTTGCTTCACCTGTAAAAGCCGTTTTTGTCATGGATGTGGGAAGAAATATACGGATGAATGGGCGGAAAAGCAGCAAGAACGAATACTAGATGTACCTCATCGCCACCTCGTATTTACAGTGCCTGAAGAACTACGCAAGGTATTCTTTCAAGACCGGCGGAAGTTAAATGAACTGAGTAACCAAGTGGCCAAGGTCATTCAATATTATTACCGGCGGAAAAATAAGAGCAAGAAATACGAAGTCGGTGTGATTACCGTGATTCATACCTTTGGCCGTGATTTAAAGTTTAATCCGCATATCCATGCGCTAATTACGGAAGGCGCGCTAGACCGGAACAAGGAGTGGAAGAAGGCGGAGTATATCTCGTATGAGTACTTGCGGAAATCGTGGCAGAAACTGCTACTGGATTTAATGATGAAATGGTATCCGGAGGAAGAACGTGTAAAGAGACTGGTGAATGAGTTATACCAGCGCTATTCGCAGGGGTTTTATGTGAATGCGGAGCAGCGGATGAAAAATGCCCGAGGAGCAGCGAAATACATTGGGCGCTATTTGGCGCGTCCGGCGATCGCGGAGTACCGGGTAGTAAGCTACAACTACCACAAGGTGCACTACTGGTATGAGGATCACCGAACGGGCAAACGGGTGGATGTGGTATCGCCGGTAATGAAATTCATTTACGATCTGGTGCAGCACATTCCGCCCAAGCATTTTCGGATGGTGGGGCGCTATGGTCTATACAGCCGGGGGAAAAACAAAGAGTCACAAAAGGTAATTAATCTGTGGCGGTACATGGTGCACAAACAAATCGAGATGACTTTTCCAGCGGAGGAAAGGAAGAAGAAAAGCTACCGCCAGCGGATGCTGGAGAGCTATGGGCGAGACCCGATGCTTTGTCCCTGCTGCAAGCACCGGATGTTGCTTGTGGTGATTTGGCATGCGGAATATGGGAGAATTTATTATTATGACGAGCAGCGAGAATATGAAAACCAAAAGAAATGGGGGATACGAAGTCATGGGAAAAGAACAGGGCCAAAAGTCCGGACAGGATAA